The Elaeis guineensis isolate ETL-2024a chromosome 13, EG11, whole genome shotgun sequence genome includes a region encoding these proteins:
- the LOC105056484 gene encoding uncharacterized protein isoform X2, protein MPTGPSSSTSAAATSPDAVTAPPPTSSQPPPKPFLSSPVPSSLRPPPTPLFSPSPQPLLGKTLHPPPPPPSTQGVPFAASHRAFSPRTAAVRPPSADQTVTVANPAGYIRNASPTAVMTFAPQARPFVFGATAADHAAQIPPAHTMRPPQAMPVPPSFVVPRSGGAATGGVAGTPKSVTPAVTHPKVTSFPVVSSTYEYNNSKERDKSREDTIVMINDRKPNFGDGVKLLPRPLPPSMVDTHMLKKSEDINEAEDSIKEEDVGSVEQLSARDLLEGHIKRAKRVRAQLRKERLLRIERYKQRLALLLPPPSELGRNDTAPAN, encoded by the exons ATGCCGACCGGCCCGTCCTCCTCTACCTCCGCCGCCGCCACCTCCCCAGATGCCGTCACCGCCCCTCCCCCCACATCCTCTCAACCCCCTCCCAAACCCTTCCTCTCCTCCCCCGTCCCCTCCTCCCTCCGCCCCCCTCCCACCCCCCTCTTTTCCCCCTCGCCCCAACCCCTCCTCGGCAAAACCCTCCACCCTCCCCCTCCCCCACCGTCTACCCAGGGCGTCCCCTTCGCCGCCTCCCACCGCGCCTTCTCGCCTCGGACCGCCGCCGTCCGCCCGCCGTCCGCCGACCAGACCGTCACCGTAGCCAACCCTGCTGGGTATATTAGGAATGCGAGCCCTACGGCGGTCATGACCTTCGCCCCCCAGGCCAGGCCCTTTGTTTTCGGCGCCACCGCCGCCGATCATGCTGCCCAGATCCCGCCGGCCCACACGATGAGGCCGCCTCAGGCGATGCCTGTGCCGCCGTCCTTCGTAGTCCCGAGGTCGGGCGGCGCTGCTACCGGTGGTGTGGCTGGTACTCCCAAGAGCGTCACTCCGGCCGTTACTCACCCTAAG GTTACTTCATTCCCAGTGGTGTCATCAACATATGAGTATAACAACAGTAAGGAGAG GGACAAGAGTAGAGAAGATACCATTGTGATGATTAACGACCGGAAA CCAAATTTTGGGGATGGTGTGAAGCTTCTGCCAAGACCTTTGCCTCCATCAATGGTTGACACTCACATGTTGAAAAAGAGTGAAGACATTAATGAAGCCGAAGATTCTATCAAGGAAGAG GATGTTGGTTCTGTTGAGCAGTTATCGGCACGTGATCTGTTAGAGGGACATATAAAGCGTGCCAAAAGGGTTCGGGCACA GTTGAGAAAAGAGCGCCTGCTACGGATTGAACGATATAAACAAAGACTTGCCCTTCTCCTTCCGCCACCAAGTGAACTAGGGAGGAATGATACTGCTCCGGCAAATTGA
- the LOC105056484 gene encoding uncharacterized protein isoform X1: protein MPTGPSSSTSAAATSPDAVTAPPPTSSQPPPKPFLSSPVPSSLRPPPTPLFSPSPQPLLGKTLHPPPPPPSTQGVPFAASHRAFSPRTAAVRPPSADQTVTVANPAGYIRNASPTAVMTFAPQARPFVFGATAADHAAQIPPAHTMRPPQAMPVPPSFVVPRSGGAATGGVAGTPKSVTPAVTHPKVTSFPVVSSTYEYNNSKERDKSREDTIVMINDRKVRLSDGESGSLYALCRSWVRNGLPHESQPNFGDGVKLLPRPLPPSMVDTHMLKKSEDINEAEDSIKEEDVGSVEQLSARDLLEGHIKRAKRVRAQLRKERLLRIERYKQRLALLLPPPSELGRNDTAPAN, encoded by the exons ATGCCGACCGGCCCGTCCTCCTCTACCTCCGCCGCCGCCACCTCCCCAGATGCCGTCACCGCCCCTCCCCCCACATCCTCTCAACCCCCTCCCAAACCCTTCCTCTCCTCCCCCGTCCCCTCCTCCCTCCGCCCCCCTCCCACCCCCCTCTTTTCCCCCTCGCCCCAACCCCTCCTCGGCAAAACCCTCCACCCTCCCCCTCCCCCACCGTCTACCCAGGGCGTCCCCTTCGCCGCCTCCCACCGCGCCTTCTCGCCTCGGACCGCCGCCGTCCGCCCGCCGTCCGCCGACCAGACCGTCACCGTAGCCAACCCTGCTGGGTATATTAGGAATGCGAGCCCTACGGCGGTCATGACCTTCGCCCCCCAGGCCAGGCCCTTTGTTTTCGGCGCCACCGCCGCCGATCATGCTGCCCAGATCCCGCCGGCCCACACGATGAGGCCGCCTCAGGCGATGCCTGTGCCGCCGTCCTTCGTAGTCCCGAGGTCGGGCGGCGCTGCTACCGGTGGTGTGGCTGGTACTCCCAAGAGCGTCACTCCGGCCGTTACTCACCCTAAG GTTACTTCATTCCCAGTGGTGTCATCAACATATGAGTATAACAACAGTAAGGAGAG GGACAAGAGTAGAGAAGATACCATTGTGATGATTAACGACCGGAAA GTTAGATTATCTGATGGTGAATCAGGATCTTTATATGCTCTTTGTCGATCTTGGGTTCGAAATGGTTTGCCTCACGAAAGTCAG CCAAATTTTGGGGATGGTGTGAAGCTTCTGCCAAGACCTTTGCCTCCATCAATGGTTGACACTCACATGTTGAAAAAGAGTGAAGACATTAATGAAGCCGAAGATTCTATCAAGGAAGAG GATGTTGGTTCTGTTGAGCAGTTATCGGCACGTGATCTGTTAGAGGGACATATAAAGCGTGCCAAAAGGGTTCGGGCACA GTTGAGAAAAGAGCGCCTGCTACGGATTGAACGATATAAACAAAGACTTGCCCTTCTCCTTCCGCCACCAAGTGAACTAGGGAGGAATGATACTGCTCCGGCAAATTGA
- the LOC105056486 gene encoding peroxidase 15 yields MSSSSSSSSSSSLLAALAICLALLFQGSRAQLRPSFYNTTCPDVSAIVLSVVQEAQRSDVRITASLTRLFFHDCFVQGCDGSILLDDSATIVSEKGAIPNNNSLRGFNVVDNIKAAIERACPGVVSCADILALAAESSVRSSGGPSWSVLLGRRDGTTANRNAANNLPSPFDPLSTLQSKFSAVGLGNTDLVALSGAHTFGRAQCKSFSNRLYNFSGGRPDSTLNPSYRSTLQQNCPQGGPGSTLNNLDPTTPNTFDKNYFNNLQGNRGLLQSDQELLSTSGAPTASIVNSFANSQGTFFQSFVQSMINMGNISPLTASRGQIRSNCRRVNGS; encoded by the exons atgtcttcttcttcttcttcttcttcttcttcttctcttctagcTGCCTTAGCCATCTGCTTGGCTTTGCTATTCCAAGGATCCCGAGCTCAATTGAGACCATCCTTCTACAATACCACATGCCCCGATGTGTCGGCCATTGTGCTTAGTGTAGTTCAAGAAGCCCAACGCTCCGATGTTCGGATCACTGCAAGCCTCACTAGACTCTTCTTCCATGATTGCTTTGTCCAA GGCTGCGATGGGTCCATTTTGCTGGACGACAGCGCCACGATAGTGAGTGAGAAGGGTGCAATTCCGAATAACAACTCACTTCGGGGTTTTAATGTGGTTGACAACATCAAGGCTGCAATAGAGAGAGCTTGCCCAGGAGTAGTCTCGTGCGCTGATATCCTTGCCCTTGCTGCCGAATCTTCAGTTAGATCA TCAGGAGGTCCCTCATGGTCTGTGTTACTCGGAAGAAGGGATGGCACCACTGCCAACAGAAACGCTGCCAACAACCTCCCCAGCCCCTTCGATCCCTTAAGTACACTGCAGTCCAAATTCTCCGCTGTCGGCCTCGGCAATACTGATCTCGTTGCCTTATCag GAGCCCACACCTTTGGTCGAGCACAATGCAAATCCTTCAGCAATCGTCTCTATAACTTCAGTGGCGGCAGACCGGACTCAACCTTGAACCCCTCTTACCGGAGCACACTGCAGCAGAACTGCCCTCAGGGAGGGCCTGGCAGCACTCTCAACAATCTCGACCCGACGACACCGAACACCTTCGACAAGAACTACTTCAACAACCTTCAGGGCAACCGAGGGCTTCTACAGTCAGACCAAGAGCTCCTCTCAACAAGTGGAGCTCCCACCGCTTCGATTGTTAACAGCTTTGCGAACAGCCAGGGCACCTTCTTCCAGAGCTTTGTTCAGTCGATGATAAATATGGGGAACATTAGTCCACTTACAGCGAGCAGGGGGCAGATAAGGAGCAACTGCAGGAGGGTCAATGGGAGTTGA